The genomic stretch CATGGTGATGTTGATGACGTTCAGGGTTACCTCATTAGGGTTGGAGCCGTTTTGCTTCAGACGACCCAGGATCACGGTCCATTGAGAGGCGTTGGGCTGGCTGGAGAGATGGAATGAGTTGTTTAGTGAGGGACACTAAACTCTACATTCTGATTGCCGTCTTATGAAATGCTTATGTACTGCCTATAAATGTGATATGTAGGGGTTATGTATGCGTTATGAAGAATGTGTTATTCCCTAGGTAGACACCCGTCATACAATAtctaactttttgggcgaccccgACCAAATTCGCATAGAAATTTCATTCccgttgaaagcaagtctaagaattggtatatttctatgcttcccattctgaggtttttgcatcttttacttttttacaccagcttcaaacagctgaatatacaatatttttggttatggaaaatatatttcagtggTTTAGAAggtgattctctacacaatgactgcttgttttatCACAAACTAAAGTTAGATAAATGGTGGCGGGATTTAGTGCATCTAACTCTTTAGCATGAATGTTGTCATCATTTTGAATGCAATTATGATTGTAGCAAGTTGATATTTTCTTACTTGTAGTTGTTAACATGAGTATTAATTAAATTCATATGTACTGCTTATGAATGTGACATGTATGGgttatgtatactgaacaaaaatataaacccaacatgtaaagtgttgttcccatgtcCCTAAAATGATTTTCACTAGCACAAGGACTGTACGGATTTCCTACGTCGGACTAATTAACCTTTTTTAACCTTTTACATGCGGGTTGAAAGGGAAAGCGTCACTAAATGTTCATGTAATGGCACCTTCAAAAATCTAAATGTAGGTTATATGACTAGATTTCCTTAGAATCATGTCAGGACTGACATTTTAATCCGGAATTTATTGTAACTACTGCTGCTCTCCACCTTTGAAATAAAGGTCGAGTTAACTTACTTGGAGAAGCAGCTAGAGTCGCTCATGACAGAGTCCACCGCCACTAACGTGCCCCCGCACACGTGTGCTCCATTCTTCTGTAGGCTGGCTATCCAGGGCCACAAGCCTGCTGTCGCCAATGAGCTTCCCCCACCAATACGGGAGTTCAAAGAGGCGCTAGCGCTGCCACACACCAcagctgcagagggagagacagatacaaGTTTGAGAGACAAATAAAAGGGAGTAATCCAGTAGTCAGATTTATTACAGAGGTAGAGATCAATGTTTAGCCATATGCACAAGTTAGACTATAGGTACGTACGTGCGGGTGTGGTAGtagggagggtggtggtggtgattctGACAGATGGCAGAGCAGTGCAGGTGACACTGAGGTCAGAGTCAGTCCCACTGGATGAGAAGGTGATGAAGCCAGGTTGGTCACTGGTAATCTGGTTGTTGATCCAGGTCTGGTACTGGGAAACTCTGGCGTACACACCTGGGAAATTTGCCATAGCACAACCTTTGCCAAAACTCACAACGCCAGACTGGATCCAGCGAGTACCCTGTTTGCTCACAAGCGGACCTCCTGAGTCCCCCTATTCATAGACAGATTTACAGTGTCACTGGGATTGAATTTTCACAGGATTATGAAATATGGTGGGTCAGTTTCCTCAATGAAGCCTAGTCTTAGACAAATAATCATTTTCAATGGGGAATCTATTGAAAATTATTTTTAGTCTAGGATTGGGTATAACCTGTTTTCGGAGAATCGGCCCAATGTGTTATTGACTGACACTAATAAACTAAAAGGAAAAGGATACCCAAGAGATTTTACCTGACAGGAATCCTTTCCTCCTGCTGATAGACCAGCACAGATCATGTTGTCAGTGATGGAGCCAGCTCCATAATTACAGTTACACTGCCTGTTTCCCACTACTGGCACATCCACCTCCTGTAGGACCTGTGGTTGAGCTGGGATGATAAACTGAAAATGTAGACACCAACCACTTATCACAGGCATTGCAGATATTGTTCACTACGATAAGTAGCTTATAGACAATGTGAAGTTTGAATTGAAATAAGTTTcctaatatgggtgattgttaatgggacaattgatagCTGCAACAATGAAACTAGTAGTCGTTGTTTAAAGGCTAATCTAAAAAAACTGGTGCACATGAATGTTATACTTCTATTTATCGTTATCGCATCAATTCACGTAATTTATTGCGGTATACatttttgtccatatcgcccagctctagtctgtggtGAGGCCAGGGACACTGAGGATCGACTTTCAACCCATGAGAAAAATGGCTTCCTCAACATACACAAGAACTCTCAGAATTCTGAGCCATCATCAGTCGTACTTAAAACAAGCTATATCTGTGTACTCACATCCTCCACTGCTGAGGGTGCCCCAGCCTGTGACCCAGCTAGTAGTGCCAGCATAGAAGGAGCTGCCTTGTGCAGCTAGGCAGACTGGCCGGATGTAGTTGGTAAAAGTCACAGAGGAGGAGAGCTTCAGCAGACATATGTCGTTGTCACTGGTACTACTGATGTAGTTGGGGTGGCAGATGATCTGAGTGACCGTACGGCTCACTTCATTAGGGTTGGAGTCCTGCTGGCTCTGACGACCCAGGTAGACCACCAAATTTGATGTACTGATGCTGGGAAAATTAGAGTTTTGAAGTTAGAATTGTATTAAATGTTTGAAGGGCCTGTAGCTCCCATCTCGGCAATATTTGAGAATTATCATTATCTACGAACTGCTCCCTTTACTTCCCACATCTCATTTTGGAAACATGGGGAGGTTTACTGTCCCAAAAAACATAGTGGTTTTATGTGATCACATGAAAATCTAAATgtattattgtcattattatgACAGTTTGTGGAAATACTACAATACAGATTTGATTGAATTAAGCACAGTTTATGGGTGCTCACCTGGGAAAGCAGTGAGCAGCAGTCAGCACCCACTCTTTGTTAATAAGGGATCCCCCACAAAAATGGCTGCCAGATTTCTGCAGACTGGCCTGCCATGGCCAACTCCCTGGAGGAGCGTCCTGACCCCCCACGATCCTAGTGTTGAGAGGAGAGGTTCCACACACTAACAAAGACACAGATGGATGAGGGATTACAAAATAGAGCACACACAGGATTGAAGAGATTAAAGCTCACTTGTTAGTTAGTGAATAGGTGCATGGTTAAGTCATTCAATTAGGAAAATAACTGAAATTTGATTGAAAAAGGAGGGGACTTTACCATCCAACTGAGAGTGAGACACTGAAAAACAGGAGAAGCAGAAAAAAGTTGAACAGTTTGATTTTGGCACACTGTGGGCAAACATGTAATTCATAACTTTTCACCCCATTGGTTTTATAGTAGCAACATACAGTCTTGGTTGGGTCTGTACTCTGTCTGTACTCTGTCTGTACTCTGTCTGTACTCTGTCTGTACTCTGTCTGTACTCTGTCTGTACTCTGTCTGTACTCTGTCTGTACTCTGTCTGTACTCTGTCGGTACTCTGTCGGTACTCTGTCGGTACTCTGTCGGTACTCTGTCTGTACTCTGTCTGTACTCTGTCTGTACTCTGTGTATTTAGTGTCCATACAAACTTTTCCTGTGAACAAACTCTCTCAGCTGATTTCCTGTTATGAGTCTGAGGATTGTTAAGACAAACGCCATCTGTCAAAACGTATTTCATCACTGTGTATGTTACCTAATACTACTATCCACTTAACATTGTCCAGAATGTGTTTAATACTAATTAGCACATGACCTATTAAAACAACCTAGGAGAATAGATTACTCTCATAATTACTATTTAGATATTGTTATACTAATACTAGATAAATATAATTTGGGGACCAAAGCCTTATGAATAAGATAACGAGGATGAGGAAATATATATTCTGCATCTTTAGAGGAGAGCAAAAGTAAAACCGGCTCATCAGGAAAAAAACACCAAGAAAAAATGCACAATCATTCAATGAAGCAATGTGGTCACAACAGTCATCATTGCTGTAGGACTGTATGGGGATTTCACATGAAACAATACTAGGTCATGTTTTATAATGCATTCTAAGACTTGTCTAAAAAGGATAGTTCACCCAATCACCCTTCTCTTGCCTCCACTATTGTTTTGAATCTtctctgtatgtgacaaatcaatggTCTAAAGAGGCTTCCTCTCCTCACCTACGTTCCTTTATTTGAGCGAATCTAAAAGAACTGGACAGGAGAAATGAAGCCCACTGCTAAACGTCTGTCATAATAACACTTTCACCTCCTCTGTCTTTTCAGACCAGTGAAACTAACGGAGCACCCTACCACTGGGTGCTCTATGGGCGTGACTGTCAGCTTGACTGGCTTCACATTCTGTCTCCACCCACTAAATTAAAATCAGGTAAtgttttttaatgaatgtatacAGAGGTAAACAGACAAATCAGACTTATCTACAAACTGATTTTTGTTTCTACAAGTTCATTGCATTACATAATGACCACATAAAATATTCTATCCCATCCAACTGTTTTTGTGACGACAAACACGACCAACGTTCCTACACTTTGGAACCTCCATTTCTTCCCTGTACTCTGCCCTTAAGACAAGGACAGACGAGCATTGCATAGTTTCCATTAAGATGGAATATGTCATTGTCAGCGGAAGGCACAACATTTCCTTTACATGCTAATTGAACTAGTGTTAAAAAGCCATTCCATGGTATTGCACAACTCTCCAAACACttcagaagacacacacacacacacacacacacacacacacacgagaaagACTGATAGGCCTAACTAAGGTGCTTTTTCACGTCAGGTCCAGTGGCACAAACAGGGGCACCAAATGTCAATCATTTTACAGGCGCATTGATACTGGCTTTACAGCTGTATTAGATCTAAGAACAAACCAGAGTCATACAGACTGCAGATGTGGTGCATGCTTCAATTTACAAATAAGTCTTTAGAATAGAGAAGTCTCTTCTTGACAGTGCTTTAGATTTTTCTATCAGGCTGTTCACAAATGCAAATTCTCATGCAAAATAGTCCTGAAGgggatttgtctggctgcctAGTTTGTATTATTTTGTCCCCCATTTTCTCGTCGGGATGCTTCATATCCACACTGCTCGCTAACCCAGAAGTCAGCCCCTTCAATATGTCTGGTTAACACTAGATTACACCGccaaagtcataaaccctgcctatttctacaatttcaaacctaaccttaatcacACTGCTAACTTAAagcctaacactaaccttaaattAATATCAAAAAGCATTTTGTTTTTTCAATATAGACAATTTTGGGAATCAATGTGTCGGAGGCAAACACAGTCAAAGAAAAAGCCCAGCTGGCCTATACCCTCCCGTGGCcaagatgacgctgggccaattgtgcaccgcccttgggagctcccggtcacggccggctgtgacaacTTGGGCTCGTACCCCCTTCACTTTCCTTACGGCGTTGAAATTAGATGTACAAGTTCAACTGGTCCACAAAACCTAAAACACACTGACCCTTTTGCAGAGTAATTAAGTTATGAGGCGCCACTTAGACTGATaaatgtttttaaggacacacgtTATACCTCACTCACACAACATACATTCACATCTTAGACAAATATTTGACAAATGTGAACGTTGTGCCTTAAAATTAGGCACAGGACCTCCCTCAAGGCCCAAAACAGTCTAACAGGTCTCTTTCCTGTGTCACAAGGCACATGACATCCTGTTGGCTTTGACTGTCGTTATTGGCTATGCCTGTATTCTATAAATAGTCAATAAGGCCCA from Oncorhynchus tshawytscha isolate Ot180627B linkage group LG09, Otsh_v2.0, whole genome shotgun sequence encodes the following:
- the zgc:100868 gene encoding transmembrane protease serine 9 isoform X2, producing MEVCKALCLVTLLVTLFSKVSHSQLDVCGTSPLNTRIVGGQDAPPGSWPWQASLQKSGSHFCGGSLINKEWVLTAAHCFPSISTSNLVVYLGRQSQQDSNPNEVSRTVTQIICHPNYISSTSDNDICLLKLSSSVTFTNYIRPVCLAAQGSSFYAGTTSWVTGWGTLSSGGSQPQVLQEVDVPVVGNRQCNCNYGAGSITDNMICAGLSAGGKDSCQGDSGGPLVSKQGTRWIQSGVVSFGKGCAMANFPGVYARVSQYQTWINNQITSDQPGFITFSSSGTDSDLSVTCTALPSVRITTTTLPTTTPAPVVCGSASASLNSRIGGGSSLATAGLWPWIASLQKNGAHVCGGTLVAVDSVMSDSSCFSNQPNASQWTVILGRLKQNGSNPNEVTLNVINITMSNLTGNNVAILRLASKPKLSNYIQPICVDQGTSTFNTGTKCWVAGWGTGQGGAEQVLQEFQTSVVECVNVSSSDNICIEPVTLLQGDVGGPLMCKQGSSWFQTAVLTVGSSGNATSGNATSGNATSTNGTSKARLSRSLRASPNQVFTKTSHFKDFLTSILGTLLLPTTTTASTTPSAGGSSGASPAHSSFSLFLVLFSLSSVLLLGWE
- the zgc:100868 gene encoding transmembrane protease serine 9 isoform X1, giving the protein MEVCKALCLVTLLVTLFSKVSHSQLDVCGTSPLNTRIVGGQDAPPGSWPWQASLQKSGSHFCGGSLINKEWVLTAAHCFPSISTSNLVVYLGRQSQQDSNPNEVSRTVTQIICHPNYISSTSDNDICLLKLSSSVTFTNYIRPVCLAAQGSSFYAGTTSWVTGWGTLSSGGSQPQVLQEVDVPVVGNRQCNCNYGAGSITDNMICAGLSAGGKDSCQGDSGGPLVSKQGTRWIQSGVVSFGKGCAMANFPGVYARVSQYQTWINNQITSDQPGFITFSSSGTDSDLSVTCTALPSVRITTTTLPTTTPAPVVCGSASASLNSRIGGGSSLATAGLWPWIASLQKNGAHVCGGTLVAVDSVMSDSSCFSNQPNASQWTVILGRLKQNGSNPNEVTLNVINITMSNLTGNNVAILRLASKPKLSNYIQPICVDQGTSTFNTGTKCWVAGWGTGQGGAEQVLQEFQTSVVECVNVSSSDNICIEPVTLLQGDVGGPLMCKQGSSWFQTAVLTVGSSGNATSGNATSGNATSGNATSGNATGNATSTNGTSKARLSRSLRASPNQVFTKTSHFKDFLTSILGTLLLPTTTTASTTPSAGGSSGASPAHSSFSLFLVLFSLSSVLLLGWE